A region of the Clostridia bacterium genome:
CATCAAAAAATCTGATTGATGCCATAAACACCCTTTCCGAAACAGATTCCGTTATCAAAAAGAAAGGAATTTTATATGCACTTTGTGCAGAATTTGACGAAACCGCTGCATACACCAACAAACAAACAGTCGACAAAAATTTACTTTCTTTGGTTTTTTCGTTTGTTGAAAACAATTTTAACAAAGACTGTTCCCTAGAAAATCTTTCCAAAGAAACAGGCTTCAGTTACGCCTATTTATCCCGTTATTTTAAAAATACAGTGGGGATTTCTTTTAACACTTATGTGAATCAGTATCGCATCAACAACGCCTGCTACCTTTTAAACAACACCGATTATTCCATTCTGCAATGTGCCTTAGACAGCGGTTACACATCCCTGCGGAGCTTTAACCGCAACTTTAAAAGCATCACAGGCATGACACCGCAAGAATACCGAAAACACTAATAAAAATCCACCGGCATAGCCGGTGGTATTTCATTTCAGGGCTACGCCCTACCCGATACTGGCTGCGCACAAGTGCGCTTTTACCCATCTGCCAGCCATGCAACGATTACTTGCTACCCATAAATGGGTTATTTTAAGCAAGGCTTCCCCTCTAAGGGGAAGCTGTCGAGCAAAGCGAGACTGA
Encoded here:
- a CDS encoding AraC family transcriptional regulator — protein: MLYQYQHFGLSEYFCKEYGENFSFPAHLHQSFEFITLLSGEMDITVENKLYTIKQGEALLIFPHQLHALSSNESEHMLCIFSPEIVKAYFSKTAKKLPIQSLFMPSKNLIDAINTLSETDSVIKKKGILYALCAEFDETAAYTNKQTVDKNLLSLVFSFVENNFNKDCSLENLSKETGFSYAYLSRYFKNTVGISFNTYVNQYRINNACYLLNNTDYSILQCALDSGYTSLRSFNRNFKSITGMTPQEYRKH